A window of Sebastes umbrosus isolate fSebUmb1 chromosome 6, fSebUmb1.pri, whole genome shotgun sequence genomic DNA:
aaaagtaactaaagctgtcagataaatgtagtgcagtaaaaagtacaatatttacctctgagatttAGTGGAGTAGAGGTAAaaagttacagaaaataaaaatacccaagtaaaatacaagtacctcgaatttatacttaagtaaatatacttagttacattccatcaGATCTTTGTTTGCTGAATAAAGTTGCCTGCTGCTGTGAGAAACAGGGTTGGTGAGAGGGCTGATACAGAAACCAATCAGTAAATGTgctataaaaccaaaacaagctAAAGGAGGCTAAAAAGTATTGTAGAGCTGATAAGATAGTTTGGTAATCATTTTccaaatgtttacattttccaGAAAATGACCATCTTCTACCGTGACTGCCTGGGGAAATATCCGTACCTCTCCCAAGACGGCAGGAAGGTAAACGGAGGGATCCCGCAGCTCGGCGACCTCTCGGCTCACCTTTCCCTCACGGTGACGCAGACGTCCGGCTCGCTGCAGTCAAACTTCACCGGTGTAGCCGTTATCGACTGGGAAGAGTGGCAGCCATTGTGGAAGAGAAACATTGGAACCAAGATGGAGTACCGGAGGCAGTCCAGGCTGCTGGTGAGACAAGAGAGACCGGACTTGTCAGAGAGGGCCATTACATCGTTGGCAAGGCAACAGTTTGAGGAGAGTGCTCGGAGGTTCATGGAGGAGACGCTGCAGTCGGTGGTCCGAGATCGCCCCAAGGGATTCTGGGGGTTTTATGGTTTTCCTGTCTGCTTTAATAAGAACAAGAGAAAGACAGGTAGGACAAAcactaactgtgtgtgtgtgtgtgtgtgtgtgtgtgtgtgtgtgtgttgagcagTTTGGTTGACGGGTCGTAATTAAGTATTTATACAGATTATATGATTTTCTAATAACATTGTTTTAGTTCCTGAACATAAAGTTGAAGTATTTTATAACTGAtgataaaaactaaaccttCTTGTTTCACATGTGTGATCAGATGAAAGCTACACAGGACGCTGCCACGCGGGGACCAAAAAGCAAAATGACCGTCTGTCCTGGCTCTGGCGTCAGTCCACTGCTCTCTATCCCAGCGTCTACCTGCCACAAAGGCTTGCAGGATCCAAGGACGCAGCTCTCATGGTCAGGTACAGAGAAACATGCAGAAATGTTCACCCACCTCAAACCGCTAAAAACAGCCCACCAAACCTCCCTGAAAATGTATCTACAGTTGACCTAAATGCTTTGCACACAGGATGTTAAAGGAGTAACTGATGGACGTTTCTTCTTCATTCAGACACAGACTGCTGGAGGCTTTGAGGGTGGCGTCAGTTTGGCGCCATGGCGACAATACCAGTAAAGCCACACCGGTCCTTCCCTACGCCCGGCTAGCgttcacacactctctcactttTCTGAATAAGGTGGGATTTGTTGCAATGTTATAAAATCATACACActcctgcaaacacacataacaacTGTGAGTGTTTATGTGCAGACAGACCTGGTGCACACACTGGGGGAGAGTGCGGCGCTGGGAGCTGCTGGAGTGGTGCTGTGGGGAGAGCAGAAATTTGCCAAATCTAAggtatgtaaatgtttgtgagaaagttatttatgtgtgttttggcgtaaccctctcttcttctcccacTCTCCAGCATCAGTGCATTCTCCTCAGGGACTACATACACACCGTCTTGGGTCCTTTCGTCCAGTCACTGAGGTCCGACGCAAAGCGCTGCAGCCTCAAATTTTGCCACGGCAACGGACGGTGCGCCAGGCGACGCCCCAGCTGTAGTCACATGTTCTCGTCAGGTCCagctgtgacctctgacccttttCACAACCACTTCATATGTCAGTGCTACCCGGGCCGGACCGGGCCGGAGTGTCAAGAGGAAGACCAAACACGAAAGTAGTAatgccaaaataaattaaaacacataaatacttgagttgtgttttattttttaaaaagtttgaatTTCACATAAATAATCTACAATACAAAATATGCATGACAATCGGATTTTAAATATATCCCCCAAAGTGCAAATACTtcagagtttatttatttattacttcgACATTCTCCATCAGCAAATTTTTGTTCTTATCATATGACaatgttgttttaactgcagTGCAGCAGGAAACACATATTTAGTATCGTGTGCTAAAAGTGGTGGTTGAATTCATCGACCTTTGCTTAACGTGACCTTGTTTTAATcgaaaaagagcaaaacaagTTACAGATTCATGCTTAAAAAACAGGCTTTGTCACATTTAATGATTTGTGTTTCAAATCATTTCAAACTCAGTTTTACTTTTTGTCAGTCCACCACAGCTGGTGGAGTTTTTATGATTGTCATTTAAACAGAGTTTGTGTGACTCAGTGGCAGCACTTTAAAGTCACTCATTATTTTGAGCAATAATATGAAACATTAAATGCGTATTATGCAATATAATGTTATGAGATTTACTGACTCCATTTCATAGTTTCCAGAACAGGAGAGAGTGGAAATGCCTCCCAGAAGCCTCCCATCTCTTATTTACATGGTTTCATCAGTTACATTTAATCTTGAAACAGACAACATTTAGGAAAAATCCACTGTGAAACAGTTTTACTGCACTTTAAAGCCTCTCTTGTCcagtgtatgagtgtgtatTATGTCCCTCCTCTCATGGCTGTCAGGTTGTGTCTCAGTGTCTGCAGTTCTTGGATCAGCAGTGACAGCTCAGTGGCTACGgcctctttctccctcactgCTTCAGTCAGCATCCGGACGGCGCCGCCCTGCTGGACTGGAGGTGGAACAGACACAAAGGCATActgtcagtttgtttttaaaaaaaaaatctagataCAGAAAATGCAAAGTATCAAGGAAATATCAGTGGAAACAAATGATATCTCACCCAGAAAGTAGAAGATGAGTAACACTGTTAGCAGAAGCAAAGTGATGATAGCACAGCCCATGGCATAGGCACGCGATGAACTGGGCGTCAACATATCATGTAGACGACTCTGCCATTGGCTGTTGACTGGACGGCctctttgattgacagctgtcatGTCACATGTGTAGAGATTCCCATTCGAGGAGGGAGAGTAGGCAGGACGAGGAGGCCTCACCCCTGAAATCATAGACAGCGGAGTCAATCAGGGGCGATGTGTCTGTAGTTTTGTAGCTGTGttcaaggtgtgtgtgtaccttttCTGACTGTTcgg
This region includes:
- the hyal3 gene encoding hyaluronidase-3; translated protein: MLLLYHLPLPFLLLLLFLSLSPTSTRGVVLPHALMPAVAAAAPILQDQPFVVVWNMPTAQCQKHYNIHLDLGDFDIVENQQQQFQGQKMTIFYRDCLGKYPYLSQDGRKVNGGIPQLGDLSAHLSLTVTQTSGSLQSNFTGVAVIDWEEWQPLWKRNIGTKMEYRRQSRLLVRQERPDLSERAITSLARQQFEESARRFMEETLQSVVRDRPKGFWGFYGFPVCFNKNKRKTDESYTGRCHAGTKKQNDRLSWLWRQSTALYPSVYLPQRLAGSKDAALMVRHRLLEALRVASVWRHGDNTSKATPVLPYARLAFTHSLTFLNKTDLVHTLGESAALGAAGVVLWGEQKFAKSKHQCILLRDYIHTVLGPFVQSLRSDAKRCSLKFCHGNGRCARRRPSCSHMFSSGPAVTSDPFHNHFICQCYPGRTGPECQEEDQTRK
- the si:dkey-20d21.12 gene encoding uncharacterized protein si:dkey-20d21.12, yielding MSRPSSSQTTPQFHRVSSRDLTEIELHSVDSINDLHRTHPEHSHKGVRPPRPAYSPSSNGNLYTCDMTAVNQRGRPVNSQWQSRLHDMLTPSSSRAYAMGCAIITLLLLTVLLIFYFLVQQGGAVRMLTEAVREKEAVATELSLLIQELQTLRHNLTAMRGGT